A section of the Actinomycetes bacterium genome encodes:
- a CDS encoding PqqD family protein, whose protein sequence is MEHRGAPLPAARTERLIIRDFGDEAVVFDVDTERVTHLDAVTAAVWRCCDGDATLVDVSEATLLTEEDVALALLRLQDAGLLTSGGTSRRALLRRAGTVAVLVPLLSMAAATAAAASSVRTVTATQSGCTPFFVSWITLDVAITGFTPGTVNITVSYRNFLGNPAQATGVITANASGAGSTTVQLVAQAGAGGDQTVTVTASRASAPLEVTTISQGIKGC, encoded by the coding sequence GTGGAGCACCGCGGAGCACCGCTGCCCGCTGCCCGCACGGAGCGGCTCATCATCCGTGACTTCGGCGACGAGGCCGTGGTCTTCGATGTCGACACCGAGCGGGTCACCCATCTGGACGCCGTGACAGCCGCGGTCTGGCGTTGCTGCGACGGAGACGCCACGCTCGTGGACGTCTCGGAGGCCACCCTGCTGACAGAGGAAGACGTGGCACTTGCACTGCTGCGTCTGCAGGACGCCGGACTGCTCACCTCCGGAGGCACCTCGCGCCGGGCGCTGCTCCGGCGGGCGGGGACGGTCGCCGTGCTGGTGCCGCTGCTGTCGATGGCCGCGGCCACCGCGGCGGCCGCGTCGTCGGTGCGCACCGTCACCGCCACGCAGAGCGGCTGCACGCCGTTCTTTGTCTCGTGGATCACGCTCGATGTGGCGATCACCGGATTCACCCCCGGGACAGTCAATATTACGGTCAGTTATAGGAACTTTTTGGGCAACCCCGCGCAGGCGACCGGCGTGATCACGGCCAACGCGTCCGGAGCAGGCAGCACGACCGTCCAGCTGGTCGCGCAGGCCGGTGCTGGGGGCGACCAGACGGTGACAGTCACCGCCAGCCGAGCGTCGGCCCCCCTTGAGGTGACGACCATCTCCCAGGGGATCAAGGGCTGCTGA